One part of the Quercus lobata isolate SW786 chromosome 7, ValleyOak3.0 Primary Assembly, whole genome shotgun sequence genome encodes these proteins:
- the LOC115953175 gene encoding putative disease resistance protein RGA4, whose product MAKLAYGIAVKVLEQLGSRTFQEISSAWGVRSDLKKLELTVATIKAVLLDAEEKQVSDHRLTIWVGELKDVLNDAENVLDEFHYRVLQKEVMRRYGSTSKKVCHFFSTSNPLVFRFELAHKIKDIRKRVDDIAALKDKFNLAERLEDRKIINMHQRRDMTHSFVNPRNVIGRDDDKEEIIYLFMDPFENAGRNVNVLPIVGIGGVGKTTLARFVYNDERVVSHFQLRMWVCVSEDFNVTRLIKEILKSAKVTTDENLGIDQWQASLRELLKYKKFLLVLDDIWNENRNKWIELEDLLLGGCNGSKIIVTTRNDSVATIMGTTPTYNLDGLSQEDCLSLFVTLAFQEGEEKQYPNLLEIGKEIVEKCKGVPLAVKTLAGLLYSKLDECEWKFIRDNEIWHLEQNEGDILPALRLSYNQLPLHLKQCFAYCSLFPKDYEFFSIELIQFWMAHGALQSHENKELEDIGDLYIKELLSRSFFQDVNEDLYCCSFVMHDLMHDLSLSVAQGECLTVTKKSVIDEKVRHLSFVDNGLEFVTPLQKLSRVQTIFFQIELPLSLVEACISRFKYLRVLDLSVSSFEVLSSSIGALKHLRYLSLSCNWNLKQLPNSICKLYNLQTLLLDGCINLERLPKDIRNMINLKVLVVTTKHTYLSENVVGCLKSLRTFIVVRCPSLRCLFEGMDGCLSNLRTLVVKACPKLTSLSLNIKHLTALETLIIDNCEELNLIEEDSQDIKLSLQKLKIVTSHKFAVFPQWLQGSANTLQHLEIEECYNFMALPDWFPSLKSLQTLIIIDCPKLSSLPEGMQGLTTLRELIIRDCQFLTRERIQEDWSKIAHISEIDLDEDSDSESASEMDDDMSVDLREEDDGGSSHEENDEVKSSSSFSTLILWVLTMTLI is encoded by the coding sequence ATGGCTAAACTTGCATATGGCATCGCAGTGAAGGTCCTGGAGCAACTTGGATCCCGTACTTTCCAAGAGATCAGCTCAGCATGGGGCGTTCGAAGTGATCTGAAGAAGCTTGAGCTCACTGTGGCCACCATTAAAGCCGTACTCTTAGATGCTGAGGAGAAGCAAGTAAGCGACCATAGGCTGACGATTTGGGTAGGGGAGCTCAAAGACGTTCTTAATGATGCCGAGAATGTGCTGGATGAATTTCACTACCGAGTCCTGCAAAAGGAAGTCATGAGGAGATACGGGAGCACTAGCAAAAAGGTGTGTCATTTCTTTTCTACTTCTAATCCACTTGTATTCCGTTTTGAATTGGCGCATAAAATCAAGGATATTAGGAAGAGGGTTGATGATATTGCAGCCCTTAAGGATAAATTCAACCTAGCCGAACGACTCGAGGATAGGAAGATCATAAATATGCACCAGAGGAGGGACATGACCCACTCCTTTGTTAATCCTCGGAATGTCATCGGTAGGGATGATGACAAGGAAGAGATCATATATCTTTTTATGGACCCATTTGAAAATGCTGGTAGAAATGTCAATGTACTTCCTATAGTTGGGATTGGAGGTGTAGGGAAGACCACACTTGCCAGGTTCGTGTACAATGATGAACGGGTAGTTAGCCATTTTCAATTGAGGATGTGGGTGTGTGTGTCCGAGGATTTTAATGTTACAAGGTTGATAAAAGAAATCCTTAAATCAGCAAAAGTTACAACTGATGAAAACTTGGGTATTGATCAATGGCAAGCTAGCTTAAGAGaacttttaaaatataagaaatttctACTTGTCTTGGATGATATTTGGAATGAAAATCGTAATAAATGGATTGAATTGGAAGATTTGTTACTTGGAGGTTGTAATGGAAGTAAAATCATAGTGACAACAAGGAATGACTCAGTTGCTACCATTATGGGCACTACTCCCACGTACAATTTAGATGGCCTATCACAAGAGGATTGTTTGTCTTTGTTTGTGACATTGGCATTtcaagaaggagaagaaaaacaatATCCAAACCTCTtagaaattggaaaagaaattgttgaaaaatgtaAAGGGGTTCCATTGGCTGTAAAGACTTTAGCCGGCCTACTCTATTCAAAACTTGATGAATGTGAGTGGAAATTCATTAGAGATAATGAGATATGGCATTTAGAACAGAATGAGGGTGACATCTTACCCGCATTGAGGCTCAGTTACAATCAGTTGCCACTTCATTTGAAGCAATGCTTTGCCTATTGTTCTCTTTTTCCCAAGGATTATGAATTCTTTAGCATTGAATTGATTCAATTTTGGATGGCACATGGAGCTCTTCAATCACATGAAAATAAAGAGCTTGAAGATATTGGTGACTTGTATATTAAGGAGTTGTTGTCAAGATCTTTCTTTCAAGATGTTAATGAAGACTTGTATTGCTGTTCATTTGTAATGCATGATCTTATGCATGATCTTTCACTCTCAGTTGCACAAGGTGAGTGTCTAACCGTTACCAAGAAGTCAGTCATTGATGAAAAAGTTCGTCATCTGTCATTTGTAGACAATGGCCTGGAATTTGTGACGCCCTTACAAAAGCTTAGTAGAGTGcaaactatttttttccaaattgaaTTACCATTGTCCTTAGTTGAAGCATGCATCTCAAGATTTAAGTACTTGCGTGTACTTGATTTGAGTGTATCATCTTTTGAGGTGTTGTCAAGTTCTATTGGCGCTCTAAAGCATTTGAGATATCTTAGCCTATCTTGTAATTGGAATCTCAAGCAACTTCCTAATTCCATTTGCAAGCTTTACAATTTGCAAACTTTACTACTTGATGGTTGCATCAATCTTGAACGATTGCCCAAAGATATAAGGAACATGATCAACCTTAAGGTTTTGGTAGTAACAACAAAGCATACATACTTGTCAGAGAATGTTGTAGGTTGCTTGAAGTCTCTTCGTACCTTTATTGTTGTTCGATGTCCAAGTCTAAGATGCTTGTTTGAAGGGATGGACGGGTGCCTCTCCAACCTTCGAACATTGGTTGTTAAGGCTTGTCCAAAATTGACCTCTTTGTCACTCAATATCAAACACCTAACTGCCCTAGAGACCCTGATAATTGACAATTGCGAAGAGCTTAATTTGATAGAAGAAGACAGTCAAGATATCAAGTTGAGCCTCCAAAAATTGAAGATTGTCACTTCACATAAGTTTGCAGTTTTTCCCCAATGGCTCCAAGGATCTGCCAACACTTTACAACACCTAGAGATTGAAGAATGTTACAATTTCATGGCCTTGCCAGATTGGTTTCCGAGTTTGAAATCACTTCAGACACTTATAATTATTGATTGTCCTAAGTTGTCATCTCTCCCAGAGGGTATGCAAGGTCTCACTACTTTAAGAGAATTAATAATTAGAGATTGTCAATTTTTAACTAGAGAACGCATACAAGAAGATTGGTCCAAGATTGCTCATATATCAGAGATTGATCTCGATGAGGACAGTGACAGTGAAAGTGCATCAGAAATGGATGATGACATGAGCGTAGATTTACGAGAAGAAGATGATGGGGGAAGTTCACATGAAGAAAATGATGAGGTaaaatcttcatcttctttttctacTCTTATCTTATGGGTCTTAACAATGACACTTATCTAA